In one Thermincola ferriacetica genomic region, the following are encoded:
- a CDS encoding acyl-CoA dehydratase activase: MIFGFDLGSRYVKLATLAEDSFNFYRYETIEFYKEFGRKEQDSLVIDFARLGFGETGKIISTGYGRNTVQIQGGQDIPEIKAHVYGARWQTGLEDFTLLDLGGQDSKVVLVRKGRLLDFQTNDKCAASSGRYLENMAAVLGITLEELSKYHEDPIDLSSTCAIFGESEIIGKIIEGHSIASLAAGVNYTIFKRIKPMLSQLLCDKIIFTGGVAHNGALKNIVEKEMQVEVIVPQYPQYNGAIGCCVYGGSLLE; this comes from the coding sequence TTGATATTTGGGTTTGATTTGGGCAGCCGGTATGTTAAACTGGCTACTTTGGCAGAGGATTCTTTTAACTTCTACAGATATGAAACGATAGAATTTTACAAGGAATTCGGCCGCAAGGAACAGGATTCACTGGTTATAGATTTTGCCAGATTAGGATTTGGCGAGACAGGGAAAATTATTTCTACCGGATATGGCAGAAATACTGTACAGATACAGGGTGGCCAAGATATACCGGAAATCAAGGCCCACGTATATGGAGCCAGGTGGCAGACAGGTTTGGAAGATTTTACTTTGCTGGATTTAGGCGGGCAGGACAGCAAGGTTGTCCTGGTGCGGAAAGGAAGACTTTTGGATTTTCAGACCAACGATAAGTGTGCTGCCAGTTCCGGGCGTTATCTGGAAAACATGGCTGCTGTCCTGGGCATAACCCTGGAAGAATTGTCCAAATATCACGAGGATCCTATAGACCTTAGCTCTACCTGTGCTATTTTCGGTGAATCGGAAATTATCGGGAAAATAATCGAAGGGCATAGTATAGCTTCCCTAGCGGCAGGAGTTAACTATACAATTTTTAAACGCATCAAGCCTATGTTGAGCCAGTTGCTCTGTGATAAAATTATTTTCACCGGTGGGGTAGCCCATAACGGAGCATTAAAAAATATCGTAGAAAAAGAAATGCAGGTTGAGGTTATTGTACCCCAGTATCCCCAATATAATGGGGCTATTGGCTGCTGCGTATATGGGGGAAGTCTACTGGAATAG
- a CDS encoding GntR family transcriptional regulator: MMDIDVTRTKGIPVYLKLKDEIKRLIQIGQWPPGTKIPTERELAEQLNISRNTVSSAYKELEAEGILVSTQGKGTFVTDSDAIIKCESRKERLLKIIDMALEEAIELGFTIEEFLAITYNRGMEKKEMLSRVKVAFVECNKEQLDDFSKELHLGYGVSIVPVLLEDFRSRTKDVNEKLSSTELIITTFFHLQEVKSLMADKSKEVIGIALNPQLETIVKIARIPAGKKLGIICLSTTFTEKVRNSLRQAGIDHLKIQTTTTKNESELKEFLSQVDVVVVSPNRKKEVIPMAPRGKPVIEFRYLPDTGSVNVVKTALIELKGK; the protein is encoded by the coding sequence ATGATGGATATTGATGTTACCCGTACCAAAGGTATTCCTGTTTACCTTAAATTAAAGGACGAAATAAAAAGACTTATCCAGATTGGCCAATGGCCGCCCGGTACCAAAATTCCCACTGAACGTGAACTGGCTGAGCAGTTGAACATCAGCCGCAACACTGTAAGCAGCGCATACAAGGAACTGGAGGCTGAAGGAATACTGGTAAGTACCCAGGGGAAGGGTACCTTTGTTACGGACAGTGATGCCATAATTAAATGTGAATCCCGAAAAGAACGGTTGCTAAAAATCATTGATATGGCTCTGGAAGAAGCTATTGAACTGGGTTTTACCATAGAAGAGTTTTTGGCCATTACTTACAACCGGGGGATGGAAAAGAAGGAAATGCTCAGTCGCGTCAAAGTGGCTTTTGTTGAATGTAATAAAGAGCAGTTGGATGATTTTTCAAAGGAACTCCATTTGGGCTATGGTGTATCGATTGTCCCTGTATTGTTGGAAGACTTCCGGTCCCGGACAAAGGATGTCAATGAAAAGCTTTCTTCTACCGAACTGATAATTACCACATTCTTTCATTTGCAGGAAGTCAAGAGCCTGATGGCCGATAAATCAAAAGAAGTTATCGGGATAGCTTTAAATCCCCAGTTGGAGACTATTGTAAAAATTGCCCGTATTCCGGCAGGGAAGAAACTTGGTATTATATGTCTTTCCACAACTTTTACCGAAAAAGTGCGTAATTCATTACGCCAGGCCGGAATTGACCACCTTAAAATACAAACCACCACGACCAAAAACGAAAGTGAACTGAAAGAATTTTTGAGTCAAGTAGATGTGGTGGTTGTTTCACCAAACCGTAAAAAGGAAGTAATACCGATGGCGCCGAGGGGCAAGCCTGTAATCGAATTCCGTTATTTACCTGATACAGGTTCCGTTAATGTGGTGAAGACTGCTCTCATAGAATTAAAAGGGAAATAG
- a CDS encoding 2-hydroxyacyl-CoA dehydratase family protein, producing the protein MEKIGITTTIPVEVIYAAGCIPVDLNNIFITAENPAALVEEAELAGYPRNICAWIKGIYTTVLANREIRRVIAVTQGDCSNTHALMETLHIQGIEIIPFAFPYDRDYDMLKLQIEKLMQVFGVDWEQVAEQKKRLDKVREKVWLLDEKTWRENSVSGFNNHLYQVMCSDFNGNPELFAQEVKAVLEKSTPLPAGDEIRLGYIGVPPIMTDLYEYLEKKGARVVFNEVQRQFTMPFATSDLVEQYRLYTYPYNIFWRLQDIAAEIEKRNLHGIIHYAQSFCYRHIQDLIIRKELKVPVLTLEGDRPVRLDARTKMRIDAFLDILR; encoded by the coding sequence TTGGAGAAGATAGGCATTACCACTACCATACCTGTGGAAGTCATCTATGCAGCGGGCTGTATACCTGTTGATTTAAACAATATCTTTATAACGGCTGAAAACCCGGCCGCTTTGGTTGAGGAAGCAGAATTGGCCGGTTATCCCCGGAATATCTGTGCCTGGATCAAGGGTATCTATACTACTGTTCTGGCCAACCGGGAAATTAGAAGGGTTATTGCCGTTACCCAGGGGGACTGCAGTAATACCCATGCCCTGATGGAAACATTACATATACAGGGCATAGAAATTATTCCCTTCGCTTTCCCCTATGACCGGGATTACGATATGTTAAAATTGCAGATTGAAAAACTGATGCAGGTTTTCGGGGTAGACTGGGAGCAGGTAGCTGAGCAGAAAAAGAGGCTGGACAAGGTCCGGGAGAAAGTCTGGCTCCTTGATGAGAAAACGTGGCGTGAAAACAGCGTCTCGGGTTTTAATAACCATTTATACCAGGTGATGTGTAGCGATTTTAACGGCAATCCGGAATTGTTCGCTCAGGAAGTGAAAGCGGTATTGGAGAAGTCAACTCCTTTGCCTGCGGGGGATGAAATCAGGTTGGGCTATATCGGCGTGCCGCCTATTATGACTGACCTTTATGAATACCTTGAAAAAAAAGGAGCCCGGGTAGTTTTTAACGAAGTGCAGCGCCAGTTTACTATGCCTTTTGCTACTTCTGATCTGGTAGAACAATACCGCCTGTATACTTACCCTTATAATATTTTTTGGCGTTTGCAGGATATTGCGGCGGAAATTGAGAAACGAAATCTCCACGGCATTATTCATTACGCCCAAAGTTTTTGTTACCGCCACATTCAGGACCTGATTATACGCAAGGAGCTGAAGGTGCCTGTGTTGACGCTGGAAGGCGACCGGCCTGTCCGGTTGGACGCCCGGACAAAAATGCGCATTGACGCTTTTCTTGATATACTGAGGTGA